Part of the Caulifigura coniformis genome, AGCAGTGACTCCGCCCGCCCGGACGCGACGGTGGCGACTTCTCGGCTGGACCGCCGCCCTGTCTCTGGGCGTCTGTGTGATCTACGTTCTGGTCGCGATGGCGGCCTCGCCTTTTGCGGAATCGCGCCTGCTCGCCGGAAAACACCCCGACCTCGTCATCGGCCGCGAATGGGATCCAAGGCACGGCCGAATCCTGACGATCCGCGACGACCTCCCCTCCGATTGCGATTGCCCGCTTCATCAGATGCTGTCCGGCCGCGAGACAGTTTCCGTCGGCATGAGCACGTTCTTCGCACATGCCGGAAAAGACATGGCGCTCGGGGGCGCGAAACAGAACAAGTTCGAAGGCCGAGACATCGCGCCGGCGCGCCTGCTGATTCTGTCTCGCCGCAGCGACACCACCATCGAACTCCACCTGATGGAAGACTGGTCGCCGTCGTGGACTCTCCGTCAGGTTCAAGGCCGGCTGGTCCGGCTCCTTCGAAACGTCTACCGCTAGGCCGATGACGCACACCGGCCCTCATATCCTCATCGCCACCGGCGGCAGCGGCGGGCATCTTTACCCGGCCTTCGCCGTCGCTGATGAAATCGAACGCCGCTGGTCCGGCGCCCAGGTGCGGTTCACGATCGGCCCCCGCGACATCGAGCGTGACATTTGCCGCTCGGAGAATCGGGAGGCACAGGTTCTTCCGCTGGTCTCCACTTCCGAGGCTCGCCGCCATCCGGTCCGGTTTCTGACCGGTTACTGGCGAGCCCGGCGGGTGGCCCGTGAACTTCTCCGGTCGTTTCAGCCCACCTGCGTCATCGGCGCCGGCGGGTTCACGATGGGCCCCGTCGTCCAGGCGTCGCTGGCCGCACACATCCCCGTGGTGCTGCTCGAACAGAACGTCATCCCAGGCCGGGCCACGCGCTGGTTCAGCCGCCGCGCCGACACGATCTGCTCGAGCTTCGAGGTGCTGACCCCTCCTCTGAGCCAGGCGCGCGTTGTCGTGACCGGCAATCCCGTTCGCGCAGCGATCGCCGGAATCGCGAAACATCCCGAACTCGGCCGACAAAACCTGCTGGTCATGGGTGGCAGCCAGGGGGCGCGGGGACTCAACGAGGGCCTGGTCTGGCTGGCAGAAGACCATCCGGCTGCCTTGGCGTCGTGGAACGTCGTTCACCAGACCGGCGGCGACGAGTCGGCCCGCGAGGTCTCGTCGGCCTACGCACGGATGACGATCACCGCCCGGGTGATGCCCTTCATCAGCGACATGGCGGGGGAATACACGCGCGCCGACCTGGTCATCGCCCGCGCCGGCGCGACGTCGCTGGCGGAACTCGCCTGCGCTGGAATTCCGGCCGTCCTCGTTCCTTATCCCTTCGCACGCGACTTGCATCAGCACACCAACGCGCGCGTCTTCTCCGAACGCGGTGCGGCCCTCGTCGTGGAACA contains:
- a CDS encoding UDP-N-acetylglucosamine--N-acetylmuramyl-(pentapeptide) pyrophosphoryl-undecaprenol N-acetylglucosamine transferase yields the protein MTHTGPHILIATGGSGGHLYPAFAVADEIERRWSGAQVRFTIGPRDIERDICRSENREAQVLPLVSTSEARRHPVRFLTGYWRARRVARELLRSFQPTCVIGAGGFTMGPVVQASLAAHIPVVLLEQNVIPGRATRWFSRRADTICSSFEVLTPPLSQARVVVTGNPVRAAIAGIAKHPELGRQNLLVMGGSQGARGLNEGLVWLAEDHPAALASWNVVHQTGGDESAREVSSAYARMTITARVMPFISDMAGEYTRADLVIARAGATSLAELACAGIPAVLVPYPFARDLHQHTNARVFSERGAALVVEQGADPATTGERLLAALESLGSDARRIAMSEQMKRLARPDAAARVVDVIAAAIERRGLHREF